A genomic window from Klebsiella quasipneumoniae subsp. quasipneumoniae includes:
- the znuB gene encoding zinc ABC transporter permease subunit ZnuB gives MIELLLPGWLAGMMLACAAGPLGSFVVWRRMSYFGDTLAHASLLGVAFGLLLNVNPFYAVIAVTLLLAGGLVWLEKRPHLAIDTLLGIMAHSALSLGLVVVSLMSNVRVDLMAYLFGDLLAVTPQDLIAIAMGVVIVIGILLWQWRNLLAMTISPDLAFVDGVKLQRVKLLLMLVTALTIGVAMKFVGALIITSLLIIPAATARRFAHTPEQMAAVAVGVGMLAVTGGLTFSAFYDTPAGPSVVLCAAALFILSMTKKAAS, from the coding sequence ATGATTGAACTTTTGTTACCTGGCTGGCTGGCCGGGATGATGCTGGCCTGCGCCGCCGGCCCGCTGGGCTCCTTTGTGGTCTGGCGCCGTATGTCCTATTTCGGCGACACGCTGGCGCATGCCTCGCTGCTCGGCGTCGCTTTCGGTTTACTGCTGAACGTCAATCCGTTTTATGCGGTGATCGCCGTCACCCTGCTGCTGGCCGGCGGGCTGGTATGGCTGGAAAAACGGCCGCATCTGGCGATCGATACCCTGCTGGGCATCATGGCGCACAGCGCGCTCTCCCTGGGGCTGGTGGTGGTCAGTCTGATGTCTAACGTCCGCGTCGATCTGATGGCGTACCTGTTCGGCGATCTGCTGGCGGTTACCCCGCAGGACCTGATCGCCATTGCCATGGGCGTGGTGATTGTGATTGGCATTCTGCTCTGGCAGTGGCGGAATCTGCTGGCGATGACCATCAGTCCGGACCTGGCGTTTGTCGATGGCGTGAAGCTGCAGCGGGTCAAACTGCTGTTGATGCTGGTCACCGCCCTGACTATCGGCGTGGCGATGAAGTTCGTCGGGGCGCTGATCATCACTTCCCTGCTGATTATCCCGGCCGCCACCGCCCGCCGTTTTGCCCACACGCCGGAGCAGATGGCCGCCGTGGCGGTGGGCGTGGGCATGCTGGCCGTCACCGGCGGGTTAACCTTCTCGGCTTTCTACGACACGCCGGCCGGTCCATCGGTGGTGCTGTGCGCCGCGGCGCTGTTTATTCTCAGCATGACGAAAAAAGCCGCCAGCTAA
- the znuC gene encoding zinc ABC transporter ATP-binding protein ZnuC: MAFGQRRVLSDISLALTPGKILTLLGPNGAGKSTLVRVVLGLVAPTEGVIKREERLRIGYVPQKLHLDATLPLTVSRFLRLRPGTRKDDILPALKRVQAGHLIDAPMQKLSGGETQRVLLARALLNRPQLLVLDEPTQGVDVNGQVALYDLIDQLRHELDCAVLMVSHDLHLVMAKTDEVLCLNQHICCSGAPEVVSMHPEFISMFGPRGAEQLGIYRHHHNHRHDLQGRIVLRRGNSR; this comes from the coding sequence GTGGCCTTTGGCCAACGCCGCGTGCTGTCTGACATCTCGCTGGCTCTCACGCCAGGCAAAATATTGACCCTGCTGGGCCCCAACGGCGCCGGCAAATCGACGCTTGTGCGGGTGGTTCTGGGGCTGGTAGCACCGACAGAGGGTGTTATCAAGCGCGAAGAACGCCTGCGGATCGGCTATGTGCCGCAGAAACTGCATCTCGACGCCACGCTGCCGCTGACCGTCAGCCGCTTCCTGCGTTTGCGTCCGGGCACCCGCAAAGACGACATCCTGCCGGCGCTGAAGCGCGTGCAGGCCGGGCATCTGATCGACGCCCCGATGCAAAAACTTTCCGGCGGAGAAACCCAGCGCGTGCTGCTGGCCCGCGCCCTGCTCAATCGCCCGCAACTGCTGGTGCTGGATGAACCGACCCAGGGCGTCGACGTCAATGGTCAGGTTGCGCTCTACGATCTTATCGACCAGCTGCGCCATGAGCTGGACTGCGCGGTGCTGATGGTCTCCCACGACCTGCATCTGGTCATGGCCAAAACCGACGAGGTATTGTGCCTGAACCAGCATATCTGCTGCTCCGGCGCACCAGAGGTCGTCTCAATGCATCCGGAGTTTATCTCCATGTTCGGCCCGCGCGGCGCGGAACAGCTGGGGATCTACCGCCATCACCATAATCACCGCCACGATCTTCAGGGGCGAATTGTACTGCGTCGGGGAAACAGCCGCTAA
- the znuA gene encoding zinc ABC transporter substrate-binding protein ZnuA, protein MLHKNTLLCAGLGAVFLFAQVPQASAAVVTSMKPLGFIAAAIADGVTDTQVLLPDGASEHDYSLRPSDVKRLQNADLVVWIGPEMEAFMDKSTQSIAANKKVTIAELDGVKPLLMTGADDDDDHHGHDHGAAEKSDGDHHHGIYNMHLWLSPEIARLSAVAIHDKLLELMPQSRAKLDSNLQQFEAALAATDKQVSNELAPLKGKGYFVFHDAYGYFEKHYGLTSLGHFTVNPEIQPGAQRLHEIRTQLVEQKATCVFAEPQFRPAVIEAVARGTSVRMGTLDPLGSGIKLGKASYPQFLTQLANQYSSCLKGD, encoded by the coding sequence ATGTTACATAAAAATACGCTTCTTTGCGCTGGACTTGGCGCTGTTTTTTTGTTCGCACAGGTACCGCAGGCCAGTGCCGCCGTGGTGACTTCCATGAAACCGCTGGGCTTTATCGCGGCGGCTATCGCCGATGGGGTTACCGACACCCAGGTGCTGCTGCCCGATGGCGCCTCCGAGCATGATTATTCTCTCCGTCCTTCCGATGTAAAACGCTTACAGAACGCAGACTTAGTGGTGTGGATCGGTCCGGAAATGGAAGCCTTTATGGATAAGTCGACGCAAAGCATTGCGGCGAATAAAAAGGTGACTATCGCAGAGCTGGATGGGGTCAAACCGCTGCTGATGACCGGCGCTGACGACGATGACGATCATCATGGTCATGACCATGGCGCAGCGGAAAAAAGTGACGGCGATCACCATCACGGTATCTACAATATGCATCTGTGGTTATCCCCAGAGATAGCGCGGCTTTCGGCGGTTGCAATCCACGATAAATTATTGGAACTTATGCCGCAGAGTCGAGCCAAACTCGACAGCAACCTGCAGCAGTTCGAGGCCGCGCTGGCGGCGACCGACAAGCAGGTTAGCAATGAGCTGGCACCGCTGAAAGGAAAGGGCTATTTCGTTTTTCATGACGCCTACGGTTACTTTGAAAAACACTACGGTTTGACCTCGCTGGGGCATTTTACCGTCAACCCTGAAATACAGCCCGGTGCGCAGCGTTTACACGAAATCAGAACACAACTGGTTGAGCAGAAAGCCACTTGCGTTTTTGCTGAGCCACAGTTCAGGCCAGCGGTTATCGAAGCTGTTGCCCGGGGCACGTCTGTGCGCATGGGGACCCTGGATCCACTGGGTAGCGGAATTAAGCTGGGTAAAGCGAGTTACCCGCAATTCCTCACCCAGCTGGCGAATCAGTATTCGAGCTGCCTGAAAGGAGATTAA